In the Chromatiaceae bacterium genome, one interval contains:
- a CDS encoding glycosyltransferase family 4 protein, with translation MKVLTFSSLYPNTRQPSHGIFVENRLRQLLDFAPEIEARVIAPVPWFPSQNPRFGEYAKYAGVGSREMRHGIDVWHPRYAVIPKIGMGMAPWLMYRAVRPWVRRLRQQGYDFDLIDAHYFYPDGVAAMYLAREFGRPFVVTGRGTDLNLIPRYPGPRRKILHVTREAGHMITVAAALKDYLLAMGVDGDRVTVLRNGVDLVFFHPSDERAALREELGFGDRRVLLSVGHLIERKGHHLVIEAMRELPDLHLVIAGDGPEEATLHNLVERHALVDRVTFAGRLSQEVLRGHYQAADALVLASSREGWANVLLEAMACGTPVVATPVDGTPEVVAAPAAGQLTADRSAGAIVQAVKALFDKLPERVATRAYAEGFAWDDTSRGQLEIFRHTLADRHP, from the coding sequence ATGAAAGTCCTCACCTTCAGCTCGCTGTACCCCAATACCAGGCAGCCATCGCACGGCATCTTCGTCGAGAACCGGCTGCGCCAGCTGCTCGACTTTGCACCGGAGATCGAGGCGCGGGTGATCGCCCCGGTACCCTGGTTTCCTTCGCAGAATCCGCGTTTCGGCGAATATGCGAAGTACGCCGGTGTCGGGAGCCGGGAGATGCGGCACGGTATCGACGTCTGGCATCCACGCTATGCCGTGATACCGAAGATCGGCATGGGCATGGCCCCCTGGCTGATGTATCGCGCGGTGCGCCCCTGGGTGCGGCGCCTGCGCCAACAGGGCTACGACTTCGACCTGATCGACGCCCACTATTTCTACCCCGACGGCGTCGCTGCGATGTACCTCGCGAGGGAGTTCGGACGGCCGTTCGTGGTCACCGGACGCGGTACCGATCTGAACCTGATACCACGCTACCCCGGGCCGCGGCGCAAGATCTTGCACGTGACCCGCGAGGCCGGGCACATGATCACCGTCGCGGCCGCGCTGAAGGACTACCTGCTGGCGATGGGGGTCGACGGCGATCGGGTCACCGTTTTGCGCAACGGGGTCGATCTGGTGTTCTTTCACCCGAGCGATGAACGCGCGGCGCTGCGCGAGGAATTGGGATTCGGCGATCGACGGGTGTTGCTGTCGGTCGGTCATCTGATCGAGCGCAAGGGACACCACCTGGTGATCGAGGCGATGCGCGAACTGCCGGATCTGCACCTGGTCATCGCCGGCGACGGGCCGGAAGAGGCCACACTGCACAATCTGGTCGAACGCCACGCGCTGGTCGATCGGGTGACGTTTGCCGGCCGGCTCTCGCAGGAGGTGTTGCGCGGGCACTACCAGGCCGCCGACGCGCTGGTGCTGGCATCGAGCCGCGAGGGCTGGGCGAACGTGCTGCTCGAGGCAATGGCATGCGGGACACCGGTCGTTGCGACCCCGGTCGACGGCACACCCGAAGTCGTCGCGGCGCCAGCCGCCGGACAGCTCACCGCAGATCGCAGCGCCGGGGCGATCGTGCAGGCGGTGAAGGCGCTGTTCGACAAGCTGCCCGAACGGGTCGCGACGCGTGCCTACGCCGAGGGGTTTGCGTGGGACGACACATCGCGCGGTCAGCTGGAGATCTTCCGTCACACGCTGGCCGATCGGCATCCCTGA
- the secF gene encoding protein translocase subunit SecF, with product MEIVSKNLNIDFMSVRKGAVLLSIVWLVAAAVAIAVRGLNFGIDFTGGTLIEVGYAQDVQLDSVRQSLTEGGFKGAAVQRFGTLRDVLIRLAPDAVGGDDSAQLSDRVFAALSRSAPGQVELRRVEFVGPQVGDELAEDGALAVLVSLIAILMYVAMRFEWRFAVGAVAALAHDVLFTVGLFALLQIEFDLPVLAAVLAVIGYSLNDTIVIFDRVRENFRKMRKGTPGDIVNASINQTMARTIMTSGTTLVVLLALFFLGGENIHGFSLALIVGVVIGTYSTIYVASAVALWLGVSKADLMPVKKEGVVDDRP from the coding sequence ATGGAAATCGTCAGCAAGAACCTCAACATCGACTTCATGAGCGTCCGCAAGGGCGCCGTGCTGTTGTCCATAGTCTGGCTGGTCGCGGCGGCTGTCGCGATCGCCGTGCGTGGCCTCAACTTCGGTATCGACTTCACCGGCGGCACCCTGATCGAGGTCGGTTATGCGCAGGACGTGCAGCTCGACTCGGTGCGTCAGTCGCTGACCGAAGGCGGCTTCAAGGGTGCGGCGGTGCAGCGTTTCGGGACGTTGCGCGACGTGCTGATCCGCCTGGCACCCGATGCAGTGGGCGGCGACGACAGTGCACAGCTCAGCGACCGGGTGTTCGCCGCGCTGAGCCGTTCCGCACCGGGGCAGGTCGAGCTGCGCCGCGTCGAGTTCGTCGGCCCGCAGGTCGGCGATGAACTGGCGGAAGACGGGGCGCTCGCGGTGCTGGTCTCGCTGATCGCGATCCTGATGTATGTCGCGATGCGCTTCGAGTGGCGCTTCGCGGTCGGCGCGGTCGCAGCGCTGGCGCACGATGTGTTGTTCACCGTCGGCCTGTTTGCCTTGCTGCAGATCGAGTTCGATCTGCCGGTGCTGGCGGCCGTGCTGGCGGTGATCGGCTATTCGTTGAACGACACCATCGTGATCTTCGACCGGGTGCGCGAGAACTTCCGCAAGATGCGCAAGGGCACGCCGGGCGATATCGTCAACGCCTCGATCAACCAGACCATGGCGCGGACGATCATGACCTCGGGCACGACCTTGGTCGTGCTGCTCGCATTGTTCTTCCTGGGTGGCGAAAACATCCATGGATTCTCGCTGGCGTTGATCGTCGGCGTTGTGATCGGTACCTACTCCACGATCTATGTCGCCTCCGCGGTCGCGTTGTGGCTTGGCGTCAGCAAGGCCGACCTGATGCCGGTCAAGAAAGAAGGCGTCGTGGACGATAGACCCTGA
- the secD gene encoding protein translocase subunit SecD, producing MLNQYPLWKNLLVAIVLLAGLLFALPNIYSQDPVIEVTGTRGEEVGQTLQNDVLAALQRAQIDIKSSVLKADRLQIRFNAAEDQLAAQDIVAKALPPQFTHAMTLSPDVPAWLAAIGGKPMNLGLDLRGGIHVLIDVDMDAAIAKAVERHAGNIRTTLREERIRYVSVKESGNGIDIRFKDAETRDQAEKVLGNEYKDLGISVSDEGGDYSVRLFMPPNEERSARKLALEQNITTLRNRVNALGVAEPVIQQQGERRIVVELPGVQDPGKVKDLLGATATLEYRLVHGDPAQAVEAERSGRVPPGAALYHERNGQPILLKRQVIVTGDEMTSASSGFDQQSGQPAVYVNLDSKGARRMRNVTTENVGKPMAVVFKEKRTVGRDAEGKPIRKWVEEVINVATIREAFGRRFQTTGLDSTQEAHQLALLLRAGALAAPINIVEERTIGPSLGQDNIDQGLVSVVVGLVAVMIVMAVYYKVFGMVANLALMANLVLIVAILSMLQATLTVPGIAGIVLTVGMAVDANVLIYERIREELAVGSTPQASIHAGYERAFSSILDANVTTLIAAVVLFSIGSGPVRGFAVTLAIGILTSMFTALLGTRAVVNLIYGAKRVAKLAI from the coding sequence ATGCTTAACCAATACCCGCTTTGGAAGAACCTGCTGGTGGCGATCGTGCTGCTGGCCGGTCTGCTGTTTGCGCTGCCCAACATCTACTCGCAGGATCCGGTCATCGAGGTCACCGGCACCCGCGGCGAGGAGGTCGGACAGACGCTGCAGAACGACGTCCTGGCCGCGCTGCAGCGTGCACAGATCGATATCAAGTCATCCGTGCTCAAGGCCGATCGGCTGCAGATCCGGTTCAATGCCGCGGAGGACCAGCTCGCCGCCCAGGACATCGTCGCGAAGGCCTTGCCGCCCCAGTTCACCCACGCGATGACCCTGTCGCCCGACGTCCCGGCCTGGCTGGCCGCGATCGGTGGAAAACCGATGAACCTCGGTCTCGACCTGCGCGGCGGCATCCACGTGCTGATCGATGTCGACATGGACGCGGCGATCGCCAAGGCGGTGGAGCGGCACGCCGGGAACATCCGCACGACGCTGCGCGAGGAGCGTATCCGCTACGTGAGCGTCAAGGAGTCGGGCAACGGCATCGACATCCGGTTCAAGGACGCCGAGACGCGCGACCAGGCCGAGAAGGTGCTCGGCAACGAATACAAGGACCTCGGTATCAGCGTCAGTGACGAAGGCGGGGACTACTCGGTTCGGTTGTTCATGCCGCCGAACGAGGAACGTTCGGCGCGCAAGCTCGCGCTCGAGCAGAACATCACCACGTTGCGCAACCGCGTCAATGCTCTCGGTGTCGCGGAGCCGGTGATTCAACAGCAGGGCGAGCGGCGCATCGTCGTCGAGTTGCCGGGGGTCCAGGATCCCGGCAAGGTCAAGGATCTGCTCGGCGCCACCGCGACCCTGGAATACCGCCTGGTGCATGGCGACCCGGCGCAGGCCGTCGAGGCCGAGCGCAGCGGGCGTGTGCCGCCGGGCGCGGCGTTGTATCACGAGCGCAACGGCCAGCCGATCCTGCTGAAGCGCCAGGTGATCGTCACCGGTGACGAGATGACCAGCGCCTCGTCGGGCTTCGACCAGCAATCCGGGCAACCGGCGGTGTACGTCAACCTGGACAGCAAGGGTGCACGACGCATGCGCAACGTGACCACCGAGAACGTCGGTAAGCCGATGGCGGTGGTGTTCAAGGAAAAGCGCACGGTCGGTCGTGATGCGGAGGGCAAGCCGATCCGCAAATGGGTCGAAGAGGTCATCAACGTCGCGACCATCCGCGAGGCGTTCGGCCGCCGTTTCCAGACCACCGGTCTGGACAGCACGCAGGAGGCGCACCAGTTGGCGCTGCTGCTGCGTGCCGGCGCGCTGGCGGCACCGATCAACATCGTCGAGGAGCGCACCATCGGTCCCAGCCTCGGTCAGGACAACATCGACCAGGGCCTGGTCTCGGTGGTCGTCGGCCTCGTCGCGGTGATGATCGTGATGGCCGTGTACTACAAGGTGTTCGGCATGGTCGCGAACCTGGCGTTGATGGCCAACCTGGTGCTGATCGTCGCGATACTGTCGATGCTGCAGGCGACGCTGACGGTGCCGGGGATCGCCGGCATCGTGCTGACCGTCGGTATGGCGGTCGATGCCAACGTGCTGATCTACGAACGCATCCGAGAGGAACTGGCAGTCGGTTCGACACCTCAGGCCAGTATCCATGCCGGCTACGAGCGCGCCTTCAGCTCGATCCTCGACGCCAACGTCACGACCCTGATCGCTGCCGTCGTGTTGTTCTCGATCGGCAGCGGCCCGGTGCGTGGCTTCGCGGTGACGCTGGCGATCGGGATCCTGACCTCGATGTTCACCGCGCTGCTCGGCACGCGCGCCGTGGTCAACCTCATCTACGGCGCAAAGCGCGTCGCGAAACTCGCGATCTGA
- the yajC gene encoding preprotein translocase subunit YajC produces the protein MSFFISDAMAQGPAPAGDGGMSIIFLIGMFVIMYFFLIRPQVKRQKEHKAMVEGLSKGDEIQTMGGLMGKITELGDNFMKVEVADNVIVTVRKSAVEAVMPKGSLKEM, from the coding sequence ATGAGCTTTTTCATTTCCGACGCGATGGCACAGGGTCCGGCGCCGGCCGGCGATGGCGGGATGTCGATCATTTTCCTGATCGGCATGTTCGTCATTATGTATTTCTTCCTGATCCGTCCGCAGGTCAAGAGACAGAAGGAACACAAGGCGATGGTCGAGGGTCTCAGCAAAGGTGACGAGATCCAGACCATGGGTGGCCTGATGGGCAAGATCACCGAGCTCGGCGACAATTTCATGAAAGTGGAGGTTGCCGACAACGTCATCGTCACCGTGCGCAAGAGTGCGGTCGAGGCAGTCATGCCGAAAGGTAGTCTCAAAGAGATGTAA
- the tgt gene encoding tRNA guanosine(34) transglycosylase Tgt gives MHFELFSHDGLARRGRLRFARGDVETPAFMPVGTYGTVKAMTPEELEALGAQIILGNTFHLWLRPGTGVIRAHGDLHRFMHWERPILTDSGGFQVYSLGETRKITEQGVHFRSPVDGARVFMGPEESMQIQRELGSDIVMIFDECTPYPATEQEARSSMELSLRWAARSRQAHAGNPNALFGIVQGGVYSELRARSLDGLTALGFDGYAVGGLSVGEPPDDRWRVLDFLAERLPADRPHYLMGVGTPEDIVEAVRRGIDMFDCVMPTRNARNGHLFTHAGVVRIRNAAHADDTTPLDPECDCYTCRHYSRAYLRHLFRCNEILGARLNTIHNLHYYQALMRGLRGAIEAGRFDSFRGDFYERRGLPAPL, from the coding sequence TTGCATTTTGAGCTTTTCTCGCACGACGGGCTTGCTCGCCGTGGCCGGCTGAGGTTCGCGCGCGGTGACGTGGAGACCCCGGCGTTCATGCCGGTGGGCACCTACGGTACCGTCAAGGCGATGACCCCCGAGGAGCTCGAGGCGCTCGGCGCCCAGATCATCCTGGGCAATACCTTCCACCTTTGGCTGCGGCCCGGCACAGGGGTGATACGGGCGCACGGGGATCTGCACCGTTTCATGCACTGGGAGCGCCCGATCCTGACGGATTCGGGGGGATTTCAGGTGTATTCGCTCGGTGAGACCCGCAAGATCACCGAGCAGGGGGTGCATTTCCGCTCGCCGGTCGACGGGGCGCGGGTCTTCATGGGGCCCGAGGAGTCCATGCAGATCCAGCGCGAGCTCGGTTCGGATATCGTGATGATCTTCGACGAATGCACGCCCTATCCGGCGACCGAGCAGGAGGCGCGCAGCTCGATGGAGCTGTCTCTACGCTGGGCCGCGCGCAGCCGGCAAGCGCACGCTGGTAATCCCAACGCGCTGTTCGGGATCGTGCAGGGAGGGGTGTACAGCGAGCTGCGCGCGCGATCGCTGGACGGCCTCACTGCGCTGGGGTTCGACGGCTACGCGGTCGGCGGCCTGTCGGTCGGTGAACCCCCGGACGACCGATGGCGGGTGCTGGACTTCCTCGCCGAGCGTCTTCCGGCCGATCGGCCGCACTATCTGATGGGCGTCGGCACGCCGGAGGACATCGTCGAGGCGGTCCGTCGCGGCATCGACATGTTCGACTGTGTGATGCCGACCCGCAACGCGCGCAACGGTCACCTGTTCACCCACGCCGGCGTGGTGCGCATCCGCAACGCCGCACATGCCGACGACACCACGCCGCTCGACCCGGAATGCGACTGCTATACCTGCCGCCACTACAGTCGTGCCTACCTGCGCCACCTGTTCCGCTGCAACGAGATCCTTGGTGCGCGTCTGAACACCATCCACAACCTTCACTATTACCAGGCGTTGATGCGCGGTCTCCGTGGCGCGATCGAGGCTGGCCGTTTTGACAGCTTCCGCGGGGACTTCTACGAGCGGCGTGGTTTACCCGCACCGCTCTGA
- the queA gene encoding tRNA preQ1(34) S-adenosylmethionine ribosyltransferase-isomerase QueA: protein MRLTDFQYDLPEELIAQQPLAGRGDSRLLYLPAEGPVQDRLFGDLPDLVRPGDLLVFNDTQVLPARLYGVKETGGRVEVLIERLLGDRYALAHVRASKPSRPGSRILIGEHPLSVEGRDGDLYRVESLGVELLELMRAHGHMPLPPYIKRSDAEQDQTRYQTVYAARPGAIAAPTAGLHFDDAMLAALRAQGVETTRVTLHVGSGTFQPIRVQDLDQHRMHSEWLEVDEDAVAAVARARARGGRVIAVGTTSVRSLETAAAGGELAPYRGDTALFIRPGFEFRVVDRLLTNFHLPESTLLILVCTFAGYRRTMAAYRHAVANRYRFFSYGDAMLLDRPRAPGDSGA, encoded by the coding sequence ATGCGCCTGACCGATTTCCAATACGACCTGCCCGAAGAGCTGATCGCCCAGCAACCGCTGGCCGGACGTGGCGACAGCCGCCTGCTCTACCTGCCGGCCGAGGGCCCGGTTCAGGATCGCCTGTTCGGCGATCTGCCGGATCTGGTGCGCCCCGGTGACCTGCTGGTGTTCAACGACACCCAGGTGTTGCCGGCGCGGTTGTACGGTGTCAAGGAGACCGGCGGCCGGGTCGAGGTACTGATCGAGCGCCTGCTGGGGGACCGTTATGCCCTGGCGCATGTGCGGGCAAGCAAGCCATCGCGGCCCGGCAGTCGCATCCTGATCGGCGAGCACCCGTTGTCAGTCGAAGGGCGGGACGGCGATCTGTATCGCGTCGAAAGCCTCGGCGTCGAATTACTGGAACTGATGCGGGCGCACGGGCATATGCCGCTGCCACCCTACATAAAGCGTTCCGACGCCGAGCAGGATCAGACACGCTACCAGACCGTGTATGCCGCGCGGCCCGGCGCGATTGCGGCGCCCACCGCAGGACTGCATTTCGACGATGCGATGCTCGCCGCACTGCGCGCACAGGGGGTGGAGACCACGCGCGTGACTCTGCACGTCGGGTCCGGTACCTTCCAGCCGATCAGGGTGCAGGATCTCGACCAGCACCGGATGCACAGCGAGTGGCTCGAGGTCGACGAGGACGCGGTCGCCGCGGTCGCGAGGGCACGGGCGCGCGGCGGACGGGTGATCGCCGTTGGCACCACCAGCGTACGCAGCCTCGAGACGGCGGCGGCCGGCGGTGAACTGGCCCCGTACCGTGGCGACACCGCGCTGTTCATCCGCCCGGGATTCGAGTTTCGCGTCGTCGACCGGCTGCTGACGAACTTTCACCTGCCGGAATCGACCCTGCTGATCCTGGTCTGCACCTTCGCCGGGTACCGGCGCACGATGGCGGCCTACCGGCATGCGGTCGCCAACCGCTATCGGTTCTTCAGCTACGGCGACGCGATGCTGCTGGACCGCCCGCGAGCGCCAGGGGATAGCGGGGCATAA
- a CDS encoding ATP/GTP-binding protein yields MANYKIVFSGPVGAGKTTAIESLSEIPVVKTDASASDMTLSRKASTTVAMDYGILKLSNTERVHLYGTPGQQRFDFMWDILSEGALGLVLLIDNSREKPFADLDFYLGAFKEFIDTTGVVVGVTQMDKSSTPTLRDYAQHLGQQGRLLPVFEADARKQRDVSILVQVLLYSLDPGVHAHG; encoded by the coding sequence ATGGCGAACTACAAGATCGTATTCAGCGGGCCGGTCGGCGCCGGCAAGACCACCGCGATCGAGTCGCTCAGCGAAATCCCGGTGGTGAAGACCGATGCATCCGCCAGCGACATGACGTTGAGCCGGAAGGCGTCGACCACCGTTGCCATGGACTACGGAATTCTCAAACTGAGCAACACGGAACGCGTGCATCTCTACGGAACCCCCGGCCAGCAGCGGTTCGATTTCATGTGGGACATCCTCAGCGAGGGTGCCCTCGGCCTGGTGCTTCTGATCGACAACTCGCGGGAAAAGCCTTTCGCGGATCTCGACTTCTACCTTGGTGCATTCAAAGAATTCATCGACACGACGGGCGTCGTGGTCGGAGTAACGCAGATGGACAAGTCCAGTACACCGACGCTGCGCGACTACGCACAGCATCTTGGCCAGCAAGGCCGACTGCTACCGGTATTCGAGGCCGATGCGCGCAAACAGCGCGACGTCTCGATCCTGGTCCAGGTCCTGCTCTACAGCCTCGATCCGGGAGTACACGCGCATGGCTGA
- a CDS encoding roadblock/LC7 domain-containing protein: protein MRADMLTATLNELNGTSADIEASAVISTDGLMMAALLPAGMDEDRVGAMSAAMLSLGDRTSHELARGSLEQVLIKGGNGYVLMTGAGENAVLTVLAKPNAKLGLIFLDVKRAAEAVRKMI from the coding sequence ATGCGTGCAGACATGCTGACTGCGACACTCAACGAGCTTAACGGCACGTCGGCCGATATCGAGGCCTCGGCCGTCATCTCGACCGATGGACTGATGATGGCGGCGTTGCTGCCGGCCGGAATGGACGAGGACCGCGTCGGCGCGATGAGCGCGGCGATGCTGTCGCTTGGTGATCGCACATCGCACGAACTGGCACGTGGCTCCCTGGAGCAGGTGCTGATCAAGGGTGGCAACGGTTACGTCCTGATGACCGGCGCAGGCGAAAACGCCGTATTGACCGTGCTCGCCAAGCCGAACGCCAAACTCGGATTGATCTTCCTCGACGTCAAGCGCGCCGCCGAGGCCGTGCGCAAGATGATCTGA
- a CDS encoding PAS domain-containing protein, with amino-acid sequence MKPEDVAGEFREATLTYYEGNSRKVLVTDEEVPFPEGRLIVSRTDLSGIITHTNPAFVEMSGFSEEELIGQPHSILRHPDMPAVAFKDLWDTVNAGKKWHGYVKNLRKDGAYYWVYATVIPNVRKGKVVGFTSVRRKPSRKKVEESDKLYASLR; translated from the coding sequence ATGAAACCGGAAGACGTCGCAGGGGAGTTTCGCGAAGCGACGCTGACATACTACGAAGGCAATTCGCGGAAGGTGCTGGTCACGGACGAAGAGGTCCCCTTTCCGGAGGGACGGTTGATCGTGTCGCGCACCGACCTGAGCGGCATCATCACCCATACCAACCCTGCTTTCGTCGAGATGTCGGGGTTCTCCGAAGAAGAACTGATCGGCCAACCGCATAGCATCCTGCGTCATCCGGACATGCCGGCCGTCGCGTTCAAGGATCTTTGGGACACCGTGAACGCCGGCAAGAAATGGCACGGCTATGTAAAGAATCTGCGCAAGGACGGTGCCTACTACTGGGTCTATGCAACCGTTATCCCGAACGTGCGCAAGGGCAAGGTGGTCGGGTTCACCTCGGTGCGCCGCAAGCCATCGCGCAAGAAAGTCGAGGAGAGCGACAAACTTTATGCAAGCCTGCGCTAG
- a CDS encoding phosphate/phosphite/phosphonate ABC transporter substrate-binding protein yields the protein MTFNITISPDFSPDHISGWYIFNTWLQRQLEMGIHLELYNDFASQREAIAADQVDIIYANPFDASMLVREKGFIPVARPIGKADEAVIAVQTDSPVQHVEDLQAGARVATTDDPHVHMMCMIMLEPADLNKDNLEFIPCGGYVLVAKALFQGRADVGFFLNEAFDDLSDVIRKDLRVLVRSQISVIEHVLLVGPRLADQQQKILGTLRGMTDDEKGKGVLSSLGFDGWEPVDQEDTEFMIDLMETLMS from the coding sequence ATGACCTTCAACATCACCATCAGCCCAGACTTCTCCCCGGACCATATCTCAGGATGGTACATCTTCAATACCTGGCTGCAGCGCCAGCTGGAGATGGGGATACACCTCGAGCTCTACAACGATTTTGCGAGCCAGCGCGAGGCCATCGCCGCGGATCAGGTGGACATCATCTACGCGAACCCCTTCGATGCATCGATGCTGGTCCGCGAGAAAGGCTTCATACCGGTCGCGCGCCCTATCGGCAAGGCGGACGAGGCGGTGATCGCGGTGCAGACCGATTCGCCCGTGCAACACGTCGAGGATCTGCAGGCCGGAGCGCGCGTCGCAACCACCGATGATCCGCACGTCCACATGATGTGCATGATCATGCTGGAGCCCGCCGACCTCAACAAGGACAACCTGGAGTTCATTCCGTGCGGCGGTTACGTCCTGGTGGCAAAGGCCCTGTTTCAGGGGCGCGCCGACGTCGGCTTCTTCCTCAATGAGGCCTTCGACGACCTGTCCGACGTGATCAGAAAGGACCTGCGCGTGTTGGTGCGCAGCCAGATCAGTGTCATAGAACACGTTCTGCTGGTCGGTCCACGGCTCGCCGATCAGCAGCAGAAGATCCTTGGGACACTGCGTGGAATGACCGATGACGAAAAAGGCAAGGGGGTACTTTCCAGCCTGGGATTCGACGGCTGGGAACCGGTCGACCAGGAGGATACCGAGTTCATGATCGACCTGATGGAGACCCTGATGTCCTGA
- a CDS encoding TIR domain-containing protein: protein MPTDRHTVFISYARADSELVTVAANLLRAGGAKVFMDVRDIDYGDDWKAVLIAKIHEVERVLVFWSKKAAISEWVKREWELALELGKRLVPVPLDDTPLPHRMARFQALTDLAPLFEFVAWKRERAEEARRGPWPGGFGPSLEKARHWVLTAWKGAHKNSDLRTRPPPSDQDIAKYVTDRVFDGFSAITLDVPRVVRR, encoded by the coding sequence ATGCCGACAGATCGACACACGGTCTTCATCTCGTATGCACGCGCAGACAGCGAACTGGTCACTGTTGCGGCGAATCTGCTGCGCGCTGGCGGCGCCAAGGTCTTCATGGATGTGCGCGACATCGACTATGGCGATGACTGGAAAGCAGTCCTCATTGCCAAAATCCACGAAGTGGAACGCGTGCTCGTGTTTTGGAGCAAAAAGGCGGCGATCTCCGAGTGGGTCAAGCGGGAATGGGAACTGGCGCTGGAACTCGGCAAGCGACTCGTACCCGTTCCATTGGACGACACTCCGCTTCCGCATCGGATGGCCCGTTTTCAAGCACTCACGGATCTCGCACCCCTTTTCGAGTTTGTGGCATGGAAACGCGAAAGGGCCGAAGAAGCCAGGCGAGGTCCCTGGCCCGGTGGATTCGGGCCAAGCCTCGAAAAAGCAAGGCATTGGGTCCTGACAGCTTGGAAGGGGGCGCACAAGAACTCCGACCTGCGCACCAGACCGCCGCCGAGCGACCAGGACATCGCAAAGTACGTGACTGATCGCGTGTTCGATGGCTTCTCCGCGATCACCCTGGACGTCCCCCGGGTTGTGCGACGCTGA
- a CDS encoding oxidoreductase produces MAQAMKELGPVSEAVVVDSTRVTPEDRDEVRRIRLRVDEPAFRFSPGQSIGVVVPGPHAFGNRYHIRRYSIASGHRDGTQDAVEFELLVRRCFYVDEISGEQYPGIASNYLCDARGGAQITITGPFRSPFRIPQDDTANLVMIGTGTGVAPFRSFIQEIYRTNRAWHGLVRLYYGAKSGMDLLYRNDELDDLSNYYDRNSFKAFRAIISKPMASEGETLQAAIEGHAQDVWELMQDAKTHIYIAGLGKVVEAFDAVMEKAATSPTAWRQTREWLHAEGRWSELVYT; encoded by the coding sequence ATGGCACAAGCGATGAAGGAACTGGGACCTGTCAGCGAGGCCGTAGTGGTCGACAGCACCCGGGTCACGCCGGAGGATCGCGACGAGGTGCGTCGGATACGGCTGCGGGTCGATGAGCCCGCTTTCCGTTTCTCTCCCGGGCAGTCGATCGGGGTCGTGGTCCCGGGGCCGCATGCGTTCGGCAACCGCTATCACATCCGCCGCTACTCGATCGCCAGCGGTCATCGTGACGGGACACAGGACGCGGTCGAGTTCGAACTCCTGGTGCGCCGCTGTTTCTACGTCGACGAGATCAGTGGCGAGCAATATCCCGGGATCGCTTCAAACTATCTGTGTGATGCAAGGGGAGGCGCGCAGATCACCATCACCGGGCCGTTCAGGTCGCCATTTCGAATTCCCCAGGACGATACCGCCAACCTCGTGATGATCGGCACCGGCACAGGGGTCGCACCGTTTCGCAGCTTCATCCAGGAGATCTATCGGACGAACCGTGCCTGGCATGGCCTGGTGCGCCTCTACTACGGCGCAAAGAGCGGCATGGATCTGCTGTATCGCAACGACGAACTCGACGATCTGTCCAACTACTACGATCGCAACTCGTTCAAGGCCTTCCGCGCGATCATCAGCAAGCCGATGGCCTCCGAGGGCGAGACCCTGCAGGCGGCGATCGAGGGCCACGCGCAAGACGTCTGGGAGCTGATGCAGGACGCGAAGACGCACATCTACATCGCCGGTCTCGGAAAGGTCGTCGAGGCCTTCGATGCGGTGATGGAAAAGGCCGCCACCTCGCCGACGGCCTGGAGACAGACCAGGGAGTGGCTGCATGCAGAAGGGCGGTGGTCCGAGCTGGTCTACACCTAA